Genomic DNA from Kluyveromyces lactis strain NRRL Y-1140 chromosome C complete sequence:
CAAATGAGAACCTCATCTCAATTGTCCTGATATGTGTCAATCGCTTTCTTTACTTTATCAAATCGGTAAAAAGCTCAATTCAAGTAAACGATTCGGGGTTAAGTTCGACTGTTATTACCTAAATGGAGAATCCAGCTACGTGTCTTTAAGTACGGgatcaaaaaaaaacggCTGCAATGCATCAACACAAGGGCTGAAAGGTCAACACTCTCTATAATCATCAACTGAGCTCTACCTGGTTTTTAATCAAATTTCActttttgttgattcttGTCACGTGACGTATATTGAATTCTCTGTACTTGAAAGTTTTAAAAATTTTTCGACCTTTCGAGCTAAAGCTGTAAGATAATGATAGAGATTTGATCAGTTTCACTCGATTTAAAGCAGTATTCCTTCCCATTCGTAGGTTTATACATTCATTCGTTCGCATCTGTGAGAAGATACCAAGTGATAATGCAAGTGGTACGTGGTTTCCACAGTAGTTCAAAGGTCTCCAAAGCTGCTTGTGCTTTGGTTAAGCCAGTGCATCATTTGGTTAAGATCGACAAGAGCAAGCTATCCCCAAGGTTTcctgaattgaaatatagTAAAAACGATATTAGATCTCCAGCATTCAAGCCTGTTGTTACACATCAAGACCGTGTTCGTGAGCATTATTATAATACTTTACAAAGCGAtttattattgataaatTATTCCCACAAAAGCCAAACGAAGCTCGGGTTGAAGCAAAGAGAATGGGACGGTTCTTCTCCATATCACATTAACAGAGAACCCAGAAAACCTAAGGGCTCAAGTGCTCAATTGCCAGATATTCATCCAGTAACGTGGAAGAACATTCCAGACATCGAGTCCGTTGTTATTAACTGTTACGTCAGAGATGCAAAAGAGAACCAATATCTACCAATTTCAGCAGCATTACAATTGCAACAAATTACCGGGTGTAAACCAAAGGCTTTGTTCTCTAGGAATGATGTTCCGGCCTGGAAGGTCAGAAGAGGTACCCAAATGGGTGCTGTCATTACATTGAAAGGTCGTCCAATGTCTCAGTTCTTATCCACTTTGACTGAAATTGTACTACCAAGAATCAGAGAATACAAAGGTATCTCCAACAAGTCAGGTAACAGATTTGGTGGGTTATCATTTGGTATGACCAGCGATGAAGTCAGATTTTTCCCAGAGATTGATGCTAATCAAGATCTTTGGCCAGTAACTTTTGGTATGcacatcaacatcaacacaACTGCCCAAACTGACGTACAGGCTAGAACTTTGGTCAGTGGATTCGGTTTTCCTTTCAACGGTTCggaaaagatcaattaATGCTCCCAAGTAGTTTTTATCCTGTCTTTCGTCCTGTAAATAACACTCACTAATAGGataaaaaaattatcaGCATTATATGTATATGACTACCTTTATACAAATGTCGACGTCTCTTAATGTACACTTATATGTAATAGATTTCAATAAGTAAAAAGTGGCATATATATTGCATTACAGGTAATTGGTGAGATCAaagtcttcaaattattAACCTCAAACACGATCAACACTAACGATATTCATAGTTCTTCCCATTCTGGTAATATTGTCACCATTGGTTAAAGCTAACCCTTGGGTCTTTGAACGAATACGGATTTCACCAACAATTTCTTGTGTGATTGGATCCTTCTCTATGCACAGGTTAGCCAAAGCGTCCTCGCCAAATGTAGATCTAGAATATAAGTTACAACTTAGGAATCTGGAATCATTGTCGCCGAGTGCCTCTTCAGGGGTTAGAACCTTCATATGTGTAACTTCCACCAACTTCTCTAAATAACCGCGTAAAGATGGtaatttggatttgataCGAAGTTTATTTTCCCATTCAAACGCATTCCACATCTTACGGAAACTGTTATCATCGCAGATTGCTGGTTTCACATAATCCATTGTGTCGATATGAACGTCATTCAAGATGACATAACGAGAATCTTGACCGTGACCACCATCATATATAATGTTACCGAAAATAACACCAGTATCTGCTGAGGACACCTTTGCTGTTATCGTAATTTTGTGGAACCCATGTGGAATAACGTTGGTGCTAGGTGGGTGGTCAATAATTTTTAAGTCACCAAGAGTAGCGAATTGAACATGTAggtttttcaaagtatcCTTGGTTTGGTTCACTAATAGAACATCTAACACAACATCGAATTGGTGATTAGTGATATAACACTCGGCATAAACAGGATCGCTGAAACCAGTCAATGGGAcgatcttcttcaattttgaagTGATAGAATTAGCTTGTAGTTTGGAATATGATACAGTACCGGTGGTAGCCAATTTTATATCTTCTTCGATTGAATCGACGGGGGTATTGTGCAAGCCTGCATTCTTAAATTGTCTGAAAACGATGGATTTATCGATGGCCTCGGCGTGCTTGGCTAGGTAGTTTGATCTCTTGGCAgcattcttcttcaaagtaaCATTGACTCTTGATTTGTATGATTCGTTGGTAGCTTCCAAGAATGCCAAACtcaaaagttctttctCTGCTTGACTTTCTTCGGTAGAAATCTCGTCCATCAATACCGAAATTGCCGTCATTAGTCTTTCAGCAGAGTCCTCgtcaatcttcttttctacTAAGTTACTTTGACCTAATCTGATGATACTaaccaaaatcaacaacCCTTCGGCCTTTAGGGCGTTAGTTACAGAAGTGTTCTTGGAAATCTTTTCGAATTTCAACACCAATTTAACGATAGAGTTAGCCAACACAGAGGCAGTAAAGAAATCTCCATTTAGGACGAAACGACGTAAAGGAGGtcttgcttctttttcctcgTTTGAGGTGGATTTGACCTTTTCTGAGACAGATAGAGCAGATTCGGTTGCATAAGTACCATCTGGCAAAACTACCGGCCCTGTGGATACTATTGGGGCCTTTTCAGTATCgtcttcgtcatcatttTGAACTCTTCTCAGTTCagattgaacaattggaacTTCACCTATACTTGAACGGATGTGCTTCCAGGTATTCTGGATTTCTGCTTCGGATTGGGCATGCTCACCTAGTACCCAAAGAGCACCACGGTAAGCCTTTGCTGACTTTACTTCATGCAATGTCTCAATCAAAGTAGTTAAAATCTCAGATCTTAACTCAGGATACCTTTCAATGACCTGTTTTGTAAAGGAAATGACATCATTGGCACTTTCAGACGACAAGTTACCGATAAAATCTAGAAGCAATGAGACAACATTGGAGGAGACTTCAATAAATCTTATTGCCACTTTGTTAATGGATTTGATCAATAATTGCCTGTACTCCAGAGTTTTATCGTTACTGCTATCAGCAGTAGATTGTAATTCTTTCCTCAATAACTTAACTACACTGTCTACGTTTCTGGACGTAATCAATTCTAAGGAGATATCCAAAGCCTTAGCACGGACATCCAAATCTTGTGCGTTCAAAACACGTAGAATATCCAATGTTAGATCCTCTAAAGAGCCTGGATTCTTCTCGTTTATTTCGTTGATTTTTTCTAAAACAACCAACTTGATGTTGTTATCAGATTCTTTTGTGGCCAAATCAATTAGCTTGTTAGCTACGGTCAATAAAATAGCTTCTTTATTGGTTAGAACAGTTAAAGTAATGGCAGCTTCGTACATGACATCCGTAGAACGAGTAGAAACTAAAAGATCTTGCAACAATTCAACATACTGAGAGACCAATCCTGGAGTTTTGATAGCATCCTTTCTAATGAAACTAATGAAGGCGTTTTGTAGCAAAGCatccaaattttcaatCGAAGTTAGGTTGTCCTGTAGGTAGTTCAACGCAGCTTCACGGTCCAATTCTGCAAGACCTAGGAAAGCATTTCTCTTACAAATTGGATCAGTTTCTGCAACCAAAAAGGAATCAATCACTTCACAAGCATCAGGAATCAAATGGTCGCTGACTTTGTAAATGGAAAGAACTGCTAAGATTGCATACTTACGAACGTATGCGTGTCTGTATTCCAAACAAGCACGGACAGAAGGAACCATTTGCTCTAAAAGTTCtgcttctttcaatttcgtCAAGAATCTTAAGGTATTGCCCCTGATGTATTCGTTTGGATGTTGCAAATCATGTTGGATAGCGTTGCAGACAAGAATCATTTCTTGCTTCAATTTACCTTCACGATCTAattttggaacaatttccCAGTAAAAGTATaaaagcttcttcaattgcttgTTCTTTGAAGGCATCACAAATCTGATGATGTGCATCAACAAATCTGGTAATGGATTACCATCTAACATGGTCACCAAGATCCTCTTCATGGTCGCGATCTTTTCAGTATCAGACCCCTTTTCCAATGCCTTTTGGAAGTCTGATACGGTATATGTGACCCCATTTGGATTGGGGTCGTACACTAACGTATACGCAGGTTGTTCGACGCCGACTGTCATACCTCAATTGACCTGTGTGTCTTGTGTAGCTTCTTTTAACTTCCTGGTTCTCGCATATGTTATTTCATAACAGAACTGTTCCAAAACAGCATGTTCTTTATTTCAGAATCTCATTTTCGTCCTGAAAATCAACATAAAACAAAGTACGGGTAACAATGAATTTGACCGGGTATTAGAAACGTTAATATATACATTGGTACAAGATACGTATAGATCAAGATATAGATGCAGCAGTAATATTGTTTGAATGATAGTTTATTCTGAATCTGGGTTGGTTATATGCAATCCTGTTCCAGCGGTACCGCGGTAGTAACCGAAATCTGCTACGTCAAGCTCGTAATCATCGTCAGCATTCGAAATGCTAGATTTATGAGATTTGGGATTAGTGTCACCTTTTTCATGTACTGCAGGAGTACATGGCTTTTGAGATTCTTCAATCAGGTTATATTTCCGTAGATCTAGTGGTAGCTGTGGACTGTACGTTACGTCTAGAGTACCGCTTCTCATTCTACCAGCATTTCTCGTGAAATAGCTGGATACAGTatctgatcttttcaagCGCGTTTGGGAAACTTCGTCatgaattctttgttttGGGTTCTCACGCAACGGTGCCATTAAATCATCGCTATCGTATGCCTCATCACCAGgaatatcatcaagaaTATCTTGGTCTGCCTCGGAAATTTTTTCATCcttgttgaacaaagtATGAAATTCCTTAGTATGATCAACTTTTGTGGACTCGGTATTGAATTTGAGGCCTGTAGTACTGTtattttcctcttcttcttcctcttcttttGTAGTTTCAAGTGATAATAGCTTCTGTTTGGCCTTGCCGTGCTTTATACCGACTTGTCTAGTACTTGTTCGTATTGTaactttgatattttgtGGTTGTTCAAGAGtattcttgttcttcaaagcataAGGTAGATCTGGAGGCAACTGTAAGGAATTTGACGTGGGGAAGTACAAGAGCCGTAGCTCTTCTATGTAGCTTGAGATGAGTCGAACATTTTTATCTGGAATCGATCCCTTGGTCAAacttttcttgaattctgaTGACGGAGTCGTGTTGATGGTGTCGTTATCAATGGACTTTGCTTCCAGTGCTGAAGATTGACGAGATTCAGTATTACTTAATAACGAAGATGCTGCACCTTTTttagatgaagataaaGAACTGCGTCTTGCCAGCGATGCGGTTATGGAATTGGTATCTGTATTCATGTAAGAATTATCATCTTCACTCGTGCTGtcattgaaataaaagttTGGTTTTTCTTCGTTAACTACTCTGAAATTCCTTCTTTCGTACTCTGATCCACCTATCATTTGATataaatcatcttcatctgtACTTCCATGCTCTTGTTCTGGCTCTGGCATTTGATCATAACCCGCTTCGTATTCGTGCAGATCCGCATAATTTTCTTCGGATTCAGAGCCAGAGGTTTGGTCGGCGTTTGTAACGACAAATCGCGAGGATGTTGGAATGCCTCCTACATCACTTAAAGATGAGGCGGCAGTGCTTTGTTGGAGATCGGTAATCGCATTCTTTTTGTTAATGGACTCGTTGAAGGAAAACATTTCATCCATGGACGGTTCACCATCAGAATAGTTAACATCGGATTCACTGATATCTTCGGTGGCTTCAGATCTCCCATACAAAGGTGTTATATTCTTGGCGCTCTCAGCATCACTAACAGTATCAACTTTTGTGTCTAGTTGTCTAAGAGGTATTTCCCCTCCATCCGAGTAACCAGGAGTATTCTCAACGTCAGCGCTGGATTGGTTGATAAAATCATCCAAATGATCCACCAGTTGTTCAACCTCTGATCTTTGACGCTGATGGCCGGGCTGAAAGTTCTGTTCATCCATTTGTTGTTCCAGGTCTCTTACTTGCGGAGTTGTGAATGACTGCTGCGGTGATTTACCAGATTTTACTTCCGCAGGTGATGTAGAGGATATCGTTCCGGTTTCCATACCAGTAGATGTAACAGTGGAAACAGATGGTTCTGATTTTAGAGGTCTCCTAAAATTACTTATATCTACCGGTGGAGGCGGCCTACGTCTTCCAATGGTAGCCTGACGTATTGGTATGTTTTGTTGCAGCCTCTCCGCTTGAGGGcctttattattatcattggttttcaattctgatAGCGGTTCGACCTCATCTTTCAGCATTTGGGTATTATTCAGAGGCTGCTTGTGTAAGGGCTTGTGTTGCGGCAAAGCTTTAGCGCTAGAGGAGTTACGGCTATTGCTAGTTTCTTGGGATTTATTCCTTTGATCCTGGTTGGAGCCTCCGAAGAATAAAAAGGATTTCCTTttacttctttcaaacatGGTGAACTGCCACAATGCCAGCGTATAATGGGCTTACTGAAAGATGAAGTGGAGCTTTCTTGGGTTTTGCTTTGTCACTTCACTCTTTGTTTTATTGCCCTTGAAAAGCTATTTTCTATTTAAAT
This window encodes:
- a CDS encoding uncharacterized protein (weakly similar to uniprot|Q03780 Saccharomyces cerevisiae YDR239C Hypothetical ORF), translated to MFERSKRKSFLFFGGSNQDQRNKSQETSNSRNSSSAKALPQHKPLHKQPLNNTQMLKDEVEPLSELKTNDNNKGPQAERLQQNIPIRQATIGRRRPPPPVDISNFRRPLKSEPSVSTVTSTGMETGTISSTSPAEVKSGKSPQQSFTTPQVRDLEQQMDEQNFQPGHQRQRSEVEQLVDHLDDFINQSSADVENTPGYSDGGEIPLRQLDTKVDTVSDAESAKNITPLYGRSEATEDISESDVNYSDGEPSMDEMFSFNESINKKNAITDLQQSTAASSLSDVGGIPTSSRFVVTNADQTSGSESEENYADLHEYEAGYDQMPEPEQEHGSTDEDDLYQMIGGSEYERRNFRVVNEEKPNFYFNDSTSEDDNSYMNTDTNSITASLARRSSLSSSKKGAASSLLSNTESRQSSALEAKSIDNDTINTTPSSEFKKSLTKGSIPDKNVRLISSYIEELRLLYFPTSNSLQLPPDLPYALKNKNTLEQPQNIKVTIRTSTRQVGIKHGKAKQKLLSLETTKEEEEEEENNSTTGLKFNTESTKVDHTKEFHTLFNKDEKISEADQDILDDIPGDEAYDSDDLMAPLRENPKQRIHDEVSQTRLKRSDTVSSYFTRNAGRMRSGTLDVTYSPQLPLDLRKYNLIEESQKPCTPAVHEKGDTNPKSHKSSISNADDDYELDVADFGYYRGTAGTGLHITNPDSE
- the SEC26 gene encoding coatomer subunit beta (highly similar to uniprot|P41810 Saccharomyces cerevisiae YDR238C SEC26 Involved in endoplasmic-to-Golgi protein trafficking encodes a subunit of yeast coatomer), which codes for MTVGVEQPAYTLVYDPNPNGVTYTVSDFQKALEKGSDTEKIATMKRILVTMLDGNPLPDLLMHIIRFVMPSKNKQLKKLLYFYWEIVPKLDREGKLKQEMILVCNAIQHDLQHPNEYIRGNTLRFLTKLKEAELLEQMVPSVRACLEYRHAYVRKYAILAVLSIYKVSDHLIPDACEVIDSFLVAETDPICKRNAFLGLAELDREAALNYLQDNLTSIENLDALLQNAFISFIRKDAIKTPGLVSQYVELLQDLLVSTRSTDVMYEAAITLTVLTNKEAILLTVANKLIDLATKESDNNIKLVVLEKINEINEKNPGSLEDLTLDILRVLNAQDLDVRAKALDISLELITSRNVDSVVKLLRKELQSTADSSNDKTLEYRQLLIKSINKVAIRFIEVSSNVVSLLLDFIGNLSSESANDVISFTKQVIERYPELRSEILTTLIETLHEVKSAKAYRGALWVLGEHAQSEAEIQNTWKHIRSSIGEVPIVQSELRRVQNDDEDDTEKAPIVSTGPVVLPDGTYATESALSVSEKVKSTSNEEKEARPPLRRFVLNGDFFTASVLANSIVKLVLKFEKISKNTSVTNALKAEGLLILVSIIRLGQSNLVEKKIDEDSAERLMTAISVLMDEISTEESQAEKELLSLAFLEATNESYKSRVNVTLKKNAAKRSNYLAKHAEAIDKSIVFRQFKNAGLHNTPVDSIEEDIKLATTGTVSYSKLQANSITSKLKKIVPLTGFSDPVYAECYITNHQFDVVLDVLLVNQTKDTLKNLHVQFATLGDLKIIDHPPSTNVIPHGFHKITITAKVSSADTGVIFGNIIYDGGHGQDSRYVILNDVHIDTMDYVKPAICDDNSFRKMWNAFEWENKLRIKSKLPSLRGYLEKLVEVTHMKVLTPEEALGDNDSRFLSCNLYSRSTFGEDALANLCIEKDPITQEIVGEIRIRSKTQGLALTNGDNITRMGRTMNIVSVDRV
- the MRPL7 gene encoding mitochondrial 54S ribosomal protein uL5m (highly similar to uniprot|P36519 Saccharomyces cerevisiae YDR237W MRPL7 Mitochondrial ribosomal protein of the large subunit) produces the protein MQVVRGFHSSSKVSKAACALVKPVHHLVKIDKSKLSPRFPELKYSKNDIRSPAFKPVVTHQDRVREHYYNTLQSDLLLINYSHKSQTKLGLKQREWDGSSPYHINREPRKPKGSSAQLPDIHPVTWKNIPDIESVVINCYVRDAKENQYLPISAALQLQQITGCKPKALFSRNDVPAWKVRRGTQMGAVITLKGRPMSQFLSTLTEIVLPRIREYKGISNKSGNRFGGLSFGMTSDEVRFFPEIDANQDLWPVTFGMHININTTAQTDVQARTLVSGFGFPFNGSEKIN